ACCAGGGGCGGGGAGAAAAGCGGCAGGGCCGCTTCCTGGCCACTGGTCATTCCCAGACTATCGAGCACGGCCTCGACTGAAGCGAAGCGCTGGCCTGGGTTTTTAGCCAACATTCGATCGATGGCTCGGGCCAGTGCGGGGGGCGCATGCGGCGCGCGCTCAGCCAGGGGCGGCGCAGCTTCGGACAGATGGGCTTTCAGCAGGGCAAGAGGCGAATCGCCTCGGAATGGCAGCTCTCCGACGGTGAACTGGAAAAGCAAGATGGCCAGGGAATACTGGTCGGCGCGGGCGTCGATCGGTCCCAGGCGGGCCGTTTCGGGTGCGAGGTAGGCCAGCGTCCCGCGCACGGCTGGTAAAACCTGCCCAGAATGACCCATCAGGCCAAAATCCATCAATTTCAGGACGCCATCCCGCGTCAGGCGAAGATTTTCCGGCTTCAAGTCCAGGTGCACCAGGCCCTGCTGGTGCACGTAAGACAGCGCCGCGCCCAGCTGGCGCAGTAGAGGGGCGATCTCCTCCGCGGAGAGCGGCAAGGTGGCTTCGTCCAGTCCCTGACCGTCGATGTATTCCATCGTCAGGTAGGGCCGTCCGTCAGGCAGGGTGCCGTAATCGTAGGTCTGACAGATGTTGGGATGACTCAGGCGGGCGATCGCGCGATATTCCTGCTGAAAGCGCAGCCGGTGCTCTTCGGCATCCACGGCGTTGGCGAGTTCCTGGTTCAGGGCTTTCAGGGCCACTTCGGCACCGTTGGCCTGGTCATGCACCAGGTAGACGGTGCCCATCCCGCCTCGACCAAGTTCACGAATCAGGCGAAACCTCGTGCCGAGGTCGATCGCATCCTGCACGTGCAGCACCCTTTACCCGAACGTCCCCGCTCCGGGACGCCCCTTGTATACCCCGCGGCCCAGGCACCAAAAAAACCCCCGCCCGAGGGCGGGGGTTTGGACCGGTTGAATCAGAGCGTCGGCCAGTTCTCCAGCGTATCCAGAACCGCCCGAATGGGCGTTCCCGTGGGGCCTTTGGGGCGGTAGGGGCGCTCCTTTTCCGTCCAGGCGGTGCCCGCGATGTCCAGGTGGACCCAGGGGGTTTCTCCCACGAACCGTTGGAGGAAACAGGCCGCCGTGATCGTGCCTGCTTCGCGGCCACCAATGTTCTTCATGTCGGCGATATCCGAGCGCAACAACTCGTTGTATTCCTTCCACAAAGGCAGCTGCCAGCCGCGATCGCCGGTTTTTTCCCCCGACTGTAGCAGTTGGTTGATCAGCCCCTGATGGTTGCCCAGCACACCGACGGCCTCGGTCCCCAGCGCCACCACGCAGGCGCCGGTCAGGGTCGCCATGTCGATGATGGCTGCCGCTTGCTTGTCCTTGACGGCATAGGTCAGGGCATCACACAGGATCAGACGGCCTTCCGCGTCGGTGTTGAGCACCTCCACCGTCAGGCCCTGGTAGGAGGTGAAGACGTCACCCGGTTTCAGGGCGGTGGCGCTGGGCATGTTGTCGGTGGCGGGGACCAGGCCCACCAGGTTTTTCCGGATGCCGAGACGGGCGGCGCCGAGCATGATGGCGATCGCCGCCGCACCACCGGCCATGTCGTATTTCATCTTTTCCATGCCCTCGCCCGGTTTCAGCGAAATGCCGCCGGTGTCGAAGGTGACTCCCTTGCCGACAATCGCGATGGGCTTCTCGTCAGGCGCTCCGCCCCGGTACTCCATCACGATGAACTTCGGGGGATGCTCGCTGCCCTGGTTGACGGCCAGAATGCCGCCCATCTTCATCGCTTCCAGATCCGCTTTCTCGTAAATTTTCACGGCAATGCCCGCCGCTTCGCAGGCTTGCCGGGCATCCTCGGCCATGCGAGTGGCCGTGGCCACGTTGCTCGGGTGCATAATCAGGGTGCGTGCGAAGCGGATCGCATCCGCCAGGATGCTTCCCCGACTGACGCCTGCTTCAATCTCCTCGCTGGGACCGGTGCTCCAGATGGTCACGGCGTCGACCGTCTTGATCTCATCCAGGTCGCGGGTGCGGTAGTCATTCATCTGAAACAGGGCCAGCAAGGCCCCCTCGGTGACGGCCTGAGCCACTTCCTGACGTCCGGCGGGTTTGGCTGGTGCCCAGCCGCGTGGCGCGTCTTCGGTCAGGGCCAGGGTGACCGACTTCACGTTCACGTCCCGCAGGGTCGTGACGCCTTTCCCGGCAGCCTGACGAATGGTTTCCAGCGTCGCGTCACCCGACTTGCCCAGTCCCACCAGCACCACCCGCTTGATCGGGGTGCTCGGACTGTGCAGCAGCACGGTCTGATTGGCTTTGCCCTTGAAGTCACCCGCCGCCAGGACGGCCGCCAGCAAGCCTCCCACGCGCGCATCGATGGCCTGCGCGGTATCAGTAAGCTGGGTTTCTCCTTCGTAAAGTCCCACCACCAGGCCTTCCGCCTGGAGGTCTTGGACTGGACATGACTGGGCGCGTGCGTTCATGGAGTGAGGCCTCTTTCGTCAGAACTTGCGAGATCAGTTGAAGAACGGGTTGTGGGAGCGTTCCTGTCCCACGGTGGTGCTTGGCCCGTGTCCGGGATAGAGCACCGTGTGGTCGGGAAGCGAGAAAATGTGGGTTTCGATGGAGGCTTTCAGCGTTTCCCAGGAGCCGCCCCACAGGTCGGTGCGCCCCACGCTGCCGGCAAAAATGGTATCGCCCACGAACATCTCGTCGTCGATTCGATACGACACGCCCCCTGGAGAGTGCCCAGGGGTCAGCACCGCCTCGATCACGGTGTCACCCAGCGGCAGGGCTTGGCCGCCATCGAGCAAGTGGTCGATGCGAGGCGCGACCATCGGGGGCATCCCGAACAGGCTGCACTGCAACGGCAATTGTTCCAACAAGCGAACCTCGTCGCGAGGCACGTAGAGAGGAATGCCAAAGCGTGCCTGAAGCTCAGCGGCCGCTCCGACGTGGTCGAGGTGGGCGTGCGTCAGCAGAATGTAGCGAGGCTTGGCGCCTTCGGCTTCGATGGCTGCGATCAGGCGATCGGCCTCTTCGCCAGGGTCCACCACGGCCAGATCGTCGCCGCGACGGATGAGGTAACAATTCTCTTGAAACGGGCCGACGGTGAGGATACGCACCATCCTCCCAATTTACCTGGCATCCGGCGTTTTGACCAGGCTTCAGAGGCGTATGAAGCGGTAGTGCGCTTCCGGGAGGGCCACCGCATCCGGTTCGAACCAGTCCTCGAGTTTGTCGAATATCAGCAGGCACAGTTT
The genomic region above belongs to Candidatus Sericytochromatia bacterium and contains:
- a CDS encoding MBL fold metallo-hydrolase gives rise to the protein MVRILTVGPFQENCYLIRRGDDLAVVDPGEEADRLIAAIEAEGAKPRYILLTHAHLDHVGAAAELQARFGIPLYVPRDEVRLLEQLPLQCSLFGMPPMVAPRIDHLLDGGQALPLGDTVIEAVLTPGHSPGGVSYRIDDEMFVGDTIFAGSVGRTDLWGGSWETLKASIETHIFSLPDHTVLYPGHGPSTTVGQERSHNPFFN
- a CDS encoding leucyl aminopeptidase — translated: MNARAQSCPVQDLQAEGLVVGLYEGETQLTDTAQAIDARVGGLLAAVLAAGDFKGKANQTVLLHSPSTPIKRVVLVGLGKSGDATLETIRQAAGKGVTTLRDVNVKSVTLALTEDAPRGWAPAKPAGRQEVAQAVTEGALLALFQMNDYRTRDLDEIKTVDAVTIWSTGPSEEIEAGVSRGSILADAIRFARTLIMHPSNVATATRMAEDARQACEAAGIAVKIYEKADLEAMKMGGILAVNQGSEHPPKFIVMEYRGGAPDEKPIAIVGKGVTFDTGGISLKPGEGMEKMKYDMAGGAAAIAIMLGAARLGIRKNLVGLVPATDNMPSATALKPGDVFTSYQGLTVEVLNTDAEGRLILCDALTYAVKDKQAAAIIDMATLTGACVVALGTEAVGVLGNHQGLINQLLQSGEKTGDRGWQLPLWKEYNELLRSDIADMKNIGGREAGTITAACFLQRFVGETPWVHLDIAGTAWTEKERPYRPKGPTGTPIRAVLDTLENWPTL